In Tachysurus fulvidraco isolate hzauxx_2018 chromosome 11, HZAU_PFXX_2.0, whole genome shotgun sequence, one DNA window encodes the following:
- the sgpp2 gene encoding sphingosine-1-phosphate phosphatase 2, whose product MMWSVVSYLSSSELVAGFQRACGLFPAPRATHVRSTKTHRLANGTLPTGQDGENAENGFTCDASGSHFQVRNWPLYFLFVVSANLGNEVFYISFLPFIHWNLDPFLCRRLVNMWAVVMYIGQVMKDKLKIPRPSSPPVVKLEQRIEFGMPSTHAMAATAIAFTLLLSAPERVKFQFEFGLVAAVVLSSLVSLSRLYTGMHSALDVICGTLISAFVLVVSYPHWDSLDFFQLNSPLSPAISLFLPLILCYKYPELDHYSATRADTTIILGASAGCSVGYWFNQRLGVTFEPSGPFPVTLPPMTPAIFIVGALRSCVGLLILLLTRQVMKWIALRLLCLHYRVAVNDVNAHRRKEIEVPLKFLTYLAIGLVNSVVVCRVFTLVGLL is encoded by the exons ATGATGTGGTCGGTGGTCTCGTACCTGAGCAGCTCGGAACTGGTGGCCGGTTTCCAGCGCGCTTGCGGGTTGTTTCCGGCTCCACGCGCCACTCACGTGCGGAGCACGAAGACCCACCGCCTCGCGAACGGAACGTTACCGACTGGTCAAGACGGTGAGAACGCGGAGAACGGATTCACGTGCGAC GCCTCCGGGTCTCATTTCCAGGTGAGGAACTGGCCGCTGTACTTCCTGTTTGTGGTATCTGCCAATCTGGGCAATGAAGTGTTCTACATCTCCTTCCTGCCCTTCATCCACTGGAACCTGGATCCTTTTCTGTGCCGCCGCCTGGTCAACATGTGGGCT gtggTGATGTATATAGGACAGGTGATGAAGGACAAATTAAAGATCCCTCGCCCCTCGTCGCCCCCTGTGGTAAAATTAGAGCAGCGTATTGAGTTTGGGATGCCTTCAACTCACGCCATGGCTGCCACAGCCATCGCCTTCACATTGTTGCTGAGCGCACCGGAGAGAGTgaag tttcaGTTTGAGTTTGGTTTGGTGGCAGCTGTGGTCCTTTCGTCCCTCGTGAGTCTCAGTCGTCTTTACACCGGCATGCACTCAGCCCTG GATGTGATCTGTGGGACTCTCATATCTGCCTTCGTTCTGGTCGTGTCCTACCCTCACTGGGACAGTTTGGACTTCTTCCAGCTCAACAGCCCTCTGTCTCCTGCCATCTCACTGTTTCTGCCCCTCATCCTGTGCTACAAATACCCTGAGCTGGACCACTACAGTGCTACGAGGGCGGACACCACTATAATCCTGGGCGCCAGTGCCGGCTGTTCCGTCGGCTACTGGTTCAATCAGCGGCTCGGTGTGACCTTTGAACCCTCGGGGCCCTTCCCGGTGACCCTGCCTCCCATGACCCCAGCGATCTTTATCGTCGGAGCTTTGCGGTCCTGCGTGGGGCTTTTGATCCTGTTGCTGACGCGGCAGGTGATGAAGTGGATCGCACTGAGGCTGCTGTGCTTGCATTACAGAGTAGCGGTTAACGACGTCAACGCTCACAGGAGGAAGGAAATCGAAGTGCCGTTAAAGTTCCTCACGTATCTGGCGATCGGGTTGGTCAACAGCGTGGTGGTGTGTCGGGTTTTTACCCTCGTGGGGCTGCTGTGA
- the LOC125145953 gene encoding E3 ubiquitin-protein ligase RNF186, producing MAEEADVEADAGATGCTDKYEEYECKICYNYFDVDRRAPKILECLHTFCEECLHALHLREERPWRVTCPVCRHRTPVPDYRIRNLPNNTKVTEDFPLRVDVDVDPVPQDALPPHPPPLHPALAVLRRDEASSASGPSRHVHATPSTTASTATMTLSQDSVVSRRDSCHEGCCRRLALTAGCACVAFSFVAMLALLFAGLVFVHGNSGDRPPSPAGPVCLSVASVLAMVSVVVTWLLCWLKYRPEHEATGRASTTSNNSSRRNA from the coding sequence ATGGCCGAGGAGGCGGATGTAGAGGCGGATGCAGGTGCTACCGGCTGCACAGACAAGTATGAGGAATACGAGTGCAAGATCTGCTACAACTACTTTGACGTGGACCGGCGCGCGCCTAAGATCCTCGAGTGCCTGCACACGTTCTGTGAGGAGTGTCTGCACGCGCTGCACCTGCGTGAGGAGCGGCCGTGGCGCGTCACGTGCCCTGTGTGCCGCCACCGCACGCCCGTGCCAGATTACCGGATACGCAACTTGCCCAACAACACCAAGGTCACGGAGGACTTCCCACTGCGCGTGGACGTGGATGTCGACCCCGTGCCGCAGGACGCGCTGCCGCCGCACCCGCCGCCGTTGCATCCAGCGCTTGCGGTCCTGCGGCGCGACGAGGCGTCCAGCGCGTCCGGACCGAGTCGCCACGTGCACGCGACCCCGTCCACCACGGCTTCCACAGCCACCATGACGCTCTCGCAGGACTCGGTGGTGTCGCGCCGTGATAGCTGCCATGAGGGCTGTTGCAGGCGGCTCGCGCTCACAGCAGGCTGCGCGTGCGTCGCGTTCTCGTTCGTGGCTATGCTCGCGCTGCTCTTCGCCGGCCTTGTGTTCGTGCACGGAAACTCCGGGGACCGGCCGCCGTCTCCCGCAGGTCCCGTGTGCCTGTCGGTCGCGAGCGTCCTCGCCATGGTATCCGTGGTGGTTACGTGGCTGCTCTGCTGGCTGAAATACAGACCGGAGCACGAGGCGACCGGCCGCGCCTCGACAACGAGCAACAACAGCAGCCGGAGAAACGCctaa